A window of Halichoerus grypus chromosome 15, mHalGry1.hap1.1, whole genome shotgun sequence genomic DNA:
TCAGGTAACTCAGCCCAGACAACACGTGCACCTGCCCCACCTGTCTCCTGACCTCAGCACGGCTTGGTTGCTCACACATGCCGTGGTCCCTGGGTATCAGGTGTATCCTCCTTCCTCATGTCCCCCCTCTCCTACAAGCCCTTGTCCTCTGAAAGGCCCCTGTCTCGCCTCCACACTTGCTGCTCACCTCCTCCTCGCTGTCTCGCCGTCTCTGCTTCTCTTCATCTCACTATCTCACGACACACAACCACACCACGCTGCTTCCCACATACACAGGTTGGGGCAGAGACTCTGTCCTTGGCCACAGGCACCTGCCTGACCTGTATACCTGTTTCCCCACACCTGTCCCTCGGGCActgtctgcttctcttctttaCCCATACCGCTAATTTCCCATGTTTctcacttcctccttccttgctgcccaaggtcacaccaatCTCTCTACACCTTGGCCCCTTCCTCACCTGTCTGCCCCATGCGTCACCTGCTCCAGGTCCACGCCCCTGCCTCATTTCTTTGGCAAACAGGTGCTGGGacttccccacctgccccctccctaATCTCTCTCTGCTTTGCATCTCTTCCAGTGGGTCTCTGCCATCCCCCTGGTGTCCCCAGCCTGTCCCCAGGGGGAACGCCTACTCCtgtcccccactcctgccccacaGACGTGCACCAACATCAAgtcccctttgctcctccccctctcatgaCATCCATGTAACTTGTCCTTTCatagctttttctttaaaaaaaaaaaaaaaattttaagtaagctccacgcccaatgcaaggcttgaattcaggaccctgaggtcaagagtcacaggctttactgacagagccagccaggtgccccccctttttcAGACATTGTGTACTCCTCCCACATCTCTCAGCCACCTTGTCTCAGCTGTGCTCATCCACACTAGCTGCTCGTGCAAGCTGTCACCCCCACGTGTTTAGCGCCCACCCCTCAGATCCCTCACACCTGTCTCCAGCCTGCTCCCCTCTGGAAATACCTGTCCCTTTTCACAGGACACGTCACCAGCCATCTATCAGGGAACACCTTTCTTGATGGGCGTAAGTACCACCTGTAGCATTTGTTAAACACAGGACACCTGTTCCCAGCTGTCCCCACACCTGCCCGCTGCATTGTACGGACTCCCTTACGCCAGAGGTTCTCAGACTTCTGCGGGCATTGGAAACCCCTGGAGGGCCTACTGGGACACACAGCTCTGGGCCTCACCCCAGAGCTTCTGGTGTGGCGGGTCTGACCCAGATGGAGCCCGAGACTCTGCATTCATCACAAGGTCCAGGTGCTGCTCCTGCAGGTCCATGGACCACCCCGGGAGTAGCACCTGCCTACTCATCCCGTGTTCCCAGCtagtgctttgtttttttttttcctagattttatttttacgtaATCTCTGCCCCccgcatggggctcgaactcacaaccctgagatcaagagtcgcggccaggcgccccatccagcTACTGCTTATTAAGCCTGTCTCTGTGACAGGCAGTGTTCTCGGTTCTTCCTAACCACGGTCTCCTTTCATCCTCACCAGACCATATGAAGCACGTCCTTTCTCTTATCCCCACTGTACGGAGAAGGAAACTGAGCCCAGGGAAATGGAGTTATTTCTTGGAGGTCTCAGAAACTGGGCGATCTCGGAGGCCATCTGACTACAGTCATCCAGGTGTCCTTAGCTCCACACCTGGCTATCAGGTGACCCCCTTCTTCCACGGACACATCTGTCCACCTTGTTGCTTGGGCAGCGTGTGTCTCCGCATCACGCCGCCAGCTGTCTgcaccccagcctccctctctccccctactCCTGCCCTCGGAAACGCCCCACCTTCCTGCTCGCACACCTGGCTTCTCTCGGACACGGACTCCCGGGGCTAAGCTCGCCATCGGCGTCCTCACTCCCACCTGCCCTCCCAGCTGCCTGGAGCCAGCCCAGCTCCTGCCACCACACACCTGTTCCCTCAGACACACCTTGTTCTCCAGAACTACCCATCCCTCCACGGGCTGCTTTCCCAGCTCCATTCCTCTCTGCCCACCCTGCCTTTGTTCGCTTCTTCTATTCCATCTCTGCCTCAGTCTGcccacttcccctctgcctgtctctgaagctgagtctgtgtctctctctgtctctccctccctccctgtctccttgttctctgtgtttctccACCTTCTCGGTGTCTCTGTATCTTAACTCTTTTTAGTGTCTGactctttctctgtgtcctgtACTCTCTGTGTGTTTCTCAggctctgtctcctccctcctcttctttcctgGTCCCTTGTTCTCTCCTCTGATGGTGCAAGTTTTGGGGGGCTTGAAGTCATGCTGACCCACTTTTGAGCCCAGGCCTCACCACCCACCCCTGTGGGACTTGGGCCAAGTTACTTttcctgtctgagcctcagttttcacatctgtgaaatgggcgtCCTGGTAGTTGCTACCTCCCAGGTCGTGGTGAGGATGGGGTGGTGAGGGGAAGCAAGAGGACCTGGGACAGAAAGGGGCAGGTCTTCCTGCCAAGGCGCCCTTTCTGTCCCTGTCTTTCCCAGGGCTGCTGCCCCACCTGGCTGTCAGCgggagtgtgtgtggtggggtaatggagagagagatgggcagaggCGTCCGGCCCAGGGCTTGGGCATGGGCCCCGgtgtggggctggggacagggatCGATCCGCCTCGGCGGCAGTGCGCGGGCCAGGATTGCATCTTGTCACAATAATTTATTGCTCTCATCCCGTCTGATCGATGGAGCTGAATTAGCACCGTGCGATGCCCCTGGAGCCCCGagcctcccccagcctggccGGACCCCGGCCCTTCTCTGGCCCTCATGGGATCCCCTGCAGCCCAGGCACCCAGCTCTAGCCGGCCTAGGCCCCACACCTGGCCCCGGGCTATCAGGCCCTGCCCCCTATCGCCTGTCCCCCtacccctctcttccttttctgcgTCTCACTTTTGCCTTCCTGGGTCTTTGACCCCATTTATCTGCTCATTTCTTCTGACCCTCAGTCACTCCCCTCTTCCCCATTTTTGtccccatttccccatctgtttCCCTGTCCCCCTGTATTCCTGTGTCTCAGTCCTCCATCtatctgtccctctgcctctctgctccattcctgtctccatccctctGTCCTCCTGTCCCCCATCTCTAGGCCCCTCACCCCAGGTCTTGCTATCCCTTGGTCTCTGGCTTTCTGTCCCTTgactcactatctctctgtctcccGGCCTTGCTTCTTTTAATCTGAATTTCATTTAAACAACATTTCCTGGGCACATACTTGGTGCCAAGCCCCATGAACAAGACACACAGTGCCCCtgcctcttggctgtgacagccCAGAGGGGCTCTGGGACTCTTGGCTCCTGAGATTAGCTGGCCATGCTTGCCTTCAGCTTTCTGTCCCTGGACCCCACCACCAATCACAGTCTTGGCCCTGGACGTCTGTCACGGTCTCTGATACAAGGCTTGGGGCCAAAAGGTCCAGCCCTGCagctgggtggggcctggggtgtggggatgagccaggggagggagctgggactGAGGAGCCTTGGGAAGACATTGGGGTTCAGGATGAGGCAGGAGGTGGGAATGGGCCAGGTggaggtgaggagaaggaggggcaggagtTGGGGTGGCAGTCAGGAGCCCGGTCAGACCCCTGGGAcacggacccccccccccaaggactGCAGCTGGGCATGGCGCTGGCCTTGACCCCACACCTGTGCTCCCCCCTCACTCCTGCCTCTGCCCAGCAGCCCTTGCCCTCCCTGTCCACTCCTTTGCCTCTGCCCTAATCCCTTAATTTTCctcatctctgcccctcctctccttcctccctgactGGGGTCCCTCCTTGGAGCAGCTCTCTTCCCGACCTCCGCTCCCTAATTCACTTTGTCCAAGCTGCTCTGACTCATTCCCCTTTTCCGGGTCTCCCTAGCtcggccccctccccactctgtctctctctcagggTCTTGTTCTTTCCCCGTCTTTGCAGGACTCTCTGATCTCCCATCTTTTCTCCATGTCTCTCTGGTCTCTGTCCCCATCTGTCTCCCGGTAGGTGTtgcttcctgcttctctctctgcaccccccaacatgtctctcctcctccctgtttccccccaccccctgcgctTCCTCCATCTCTTGGGGTCTctgagggggagggcaggggataGGGAAGCAGCCTGAGCTCTGGATCCACATCCGTGGTTgcgcctctcccctcccctcccctcccctcccccagtgctgTTTGGTAGGCGGGGTGCGTGGCACTGCGGCTCCCACCTCCCTGGGGATGCTCCCCCCATCACCCCCCAACTGACATGGTTCCGCGTGCTGGCCACAGCCCCAGGGACGTTCGTGCAGAGACTGGGactcagggagagagagggagggagagcgagGGACCAACCCAGAGACACATGACAGGCAGAGACACCAgctcgagggagagacagggagagggtgggtgggaggtctCCATCCCTGCCCTGGCTCCTTGCCTCCCAACCACCCCAAACCGCGTATCACAGACACACCTCCTCCAGGCTGGGAAGCTGGTGCCTTGTCTGTTTGCCAGtctgtccttctgtctctcttGCAGAGCGCAGCCTCGGCAGAGGTTCTGGGGTGCGTGCGGGTGTGTCTGCCACTGCGTGTGTGACACTGCGTGGGGGGGGCTTGCGTTGCAGTCCGAGCAGGTGTGACCCGTGGCGGGGTGTGTGTGAGCCCAGGTGAGCGAGTGTGGGAGCGTGAGGCCGGGGGCCGGGAGAAGCCGTCCGAGCCGTGTCTGTGAGCACGTGCGTGCCGCCGTGTGCTGCTCGGCCGTGAGCGTCCGGTGTGACCGCCCGAAACTCCGGATTGTGCCGTGTCTGGACTTTCCGAGTCGGGCGGCGTGTCTGAGTGACCAGGGCGGCGGGCAGGAGACGAGTAGGCCGAGGGAGGCGAGGGGGAAGGACCCGGGGGCCGCCAGGCCCCAAGCACCGGGCCGGTGAGTGTGCGTGGGAGAAGCCCAGGGAGGGGGCGGCTGTGGGGTGTGCTCACGGGAACCCCCCCAGCCCGGGCATCACGACTGGCGGCGGGGGCCGCTGTGGCCGTGTGTTCCGTGGGCCGGGGCTGCGTTGTGTCTCGGAGCCCGTGGGCTCCTGTGTGCGTCTGCGACCGGACACGAGAGGGTCCTGTGTGTGTCCCAGACGGTGCTGAAGGCTTGTGTGCTCGCGGGTTTGTGTGTGCCCGTGGATGGTGCCCGTGTGCCCTCCTTGTGTGGACGGAGGGCGCCCAGCGAGGGGTGCGCGAGGCCGTGTGTCTGATGACCTGTGAGCGCGGCCACGTGTTCGGTGCTGCCGTGTGTTGTGTGCGTTCTGTGGGCCTGTGTGTCGTGGGGGCCTGTGTGTGTGGTTCCGTCCCTGGGTTCTGTGTGCCCCGTGTGCGGATGGGCTGGTTCTCGTACACGCCGGCCTGCTGTGGGGATGACAGTGCGTGGCTTTGAGAGGAGTagtgagtggtgtgtgtgtgtgtgtgtgacacacgTACGTGCATACACACACGGGCACAGACGCCCCGCCCTGGGTCACGCCAGAGCATTTGGTTcatgcggggtgggggtgggatgacCTCGGGggctcggggggtggggggggcaagtCCAGGCAGGAAGACCCCTGTCACCTTCCTGACCCGGTCCTCCCGGGACAGCCCCAGGGGCCTCCTTGGTGCCTACAGTGGGGCCGCCCTCGAGCCTGTGTGCACATGGACGTGGCCGTGTGAGTGTGAGAACATGCACACTACAGTGTGTCAGGCCGCCGTGCTCTGGGTGCCCAGATGGGACGGGGTGTGTGACGTGTGCCTCCTGGGGGGCGTCTGGAGCATGTGTGCAGGAGTCCGTTGTGTGTGTGCTGCGTGCACAGCTGTGTCCCACGCGGGGGGGTGGCGTAGGGAGGGCTGTGtccccagggtgggggcagaCAAGTGTCAGAGTGTGTGTCCAGgcatgattgtgtgtgtgtgtgtgtgtgtgtgtgcacggggaGGGGCGGCAGGAGAAGGGTCTTGGGCCGCGTCTCTCTCCTCTTTAGACAGAGCCCTGGAGaagatatgaaatttaaaaaaaaaatcaattttcattCCACTTGTGCAGATTGTGTTAAGGGGAGGGGGTACTGGGTGAGGGAtgaaggggctggggggggggtgaggcCCGAGGCGGCTCCCGAGGCGGCCGGAGCAGCTTAGAGAAATCAAAACAACTGGTTAAACCCCAGCCCAGGGGGCCGGGGTGATGGGGGGTGAGGAgacggagacagagagagagacgtgGAGAGCCAGAGACACCCAGAgacggagagagacagagacaagaaaCGCAGCGCCTCGGAAACAGATCTTTGGAGctagaggcaggcagagaggacaACAAAGACCTCCGTGCGAGGGACCCTGGCACCCAGTGGGCCTGAAGGTGGCTGGGGGCCCCGTCTCTGGAGAGCTGGTGGCGGAAGTAGGCCCGAGCCTGAGCCCATTTCCCGCGCGGCGGGGGGACAGTCAGCCGGACAGATGGTGGCAGGAGCAGCGGGGGCCCCGCGGTGGCTTCAGCTCCCAGGGCCCACCTCACCCCGACCAGCCCCTCAACCAGTTGGCCTTTGGGTCTGAGTGTGCGTGTGTGGCCACGTGTGTTTGTGGTCTCGCGGTGGCCGTATTGTGGCCACGTGGCATCTCTGGCATGTGTGTGTTGGAGCAGTGTGCACGCGGGGCCTTTGGTGCTTGTCGTGGGACCCTAGGTGCTTGTGTGTGTCCCGTGTGTCCCGGCACGTCTCTGTTTCTGGGTGGCATCGAGTCAGTGTGTGCTTGTAAGTCGGTACTCACGCCTCAGGTCGTGAGCCTCAGTGTGTCCTTACGTGTCTGTTAGTGGGCTTCTGTCCACGACTGGTGACTGTGTGTCTTTGTTTCTGTGGGCTGTTGAATTGGTGTGTGTCTTGTCCGTGTGTCTGGAACCgcgtgtctgtttctctgtgagTATCTGTGGCcatcctggtgtgtgtgtgtgacggtCACATGCTTCCTGACTGCGTGGACCTGTTTGTCCGTGTGTTGCGTGGGACATGGTGGTCCGTGTGCCTGGGTTGCCGTGTGGGTCTGTGTGCTGTGTGTTGGTTGTCGTGGTCTTGTTGCATGCGGTGGTGTTGACAGGTGCATcacacgggtgtgatgtgtgttgtGTGCGACAGTGGAGTGTGTCACTTGGCTGAGGGGGTGTGACGTGTGCTGGGTGATACGTGGGGCTTCGTTGACCTGTGTCTGTGGGATGTGTTGTGCGTGACGGCGTGGTGTGTACCACTCTGTTGACCTGTGTGTGCTGTGTTGTGACGCTGTGGCTCTTGGCCCGTGTCTGTGtggcgtggtgtgtgtgtgtgcctggacTGCGTGTCTGCGTGGCGAGGAGAGGCAAGCGGCGGCGTCTCGCCTGCCCAGCCCCTCTCCACACTgctgcacgcacacgcacacacacacacacacacacacacaccccaccatggCTGCAGGCGGTggagatggggggcggggggggtgtgtggaggaagcaaaataaaattaaaaattaaagcttgCCCGGAGTCCCCATCCGCACGGCGCGGaccggcggggcggggcgggggctgcaGCAGCTCCCCCTCCGCAGCTACCAGGTCTGGGGCCGGCTGTCCGTCGTCTGTCCGTCTGTCCAGCGTCCTGCCGGGGCCCCTTCCTGGCCCTGCAGCCCCGGCCCCCGCAGGCCCGCTCCTTCCATTGGTCGATCAGCGATCAATGGGGCTAGGGGGGCGCCAGGGGCAGGGCGAGATCAAAGGGGCCCCAAGAGACGAACACTGGGACGGAAACAGAGAcgtggagacagagacagagatggagacagagactgAGGGATGCGGAGACAAGgatgtggggaggagagacatGGAGACCCAGAGACATAAAAGAGCGGTGTGGAGACAGGGAGACGTGGGGACCCAGAGACAGACACGGGGACCCAGAGATGTGGCTCTGTGGACCCCGACAGTCGGGGCAGGGACCCAGTCCCTGTGGGCCCGACCGGACAGAGGCGGGGACAgagaaggggcaggcagagatgGCGAGACAGCAGAGATGCGTGTGAGAGATGCGGGGGGAGCGTGGGAGCAGGGCCCGGAGCGCCGATCCCACGGCTCCTCGTTATAACGTGTCCGGAGGAGGCGGCGGGGAGTTGAAAGCGTCGGGAAGAGAAATCAAAACCAACACGGAAATGAGAGGGGccaatgggggtggggg
This region includes:
- the LOC118542814 gene encoding uncharacterized protein LOC118542814, whose product is MNQMLWRDPGRGVCARVCMHVRVSHTHTHTTHYSSQSHALSSPQQAGVYENQPIRTRGTQNPGTEPHTQAPTTHRPTERTQHTAAPNTWPRSQVIRHTASRTPRWAPSVHTRRAHGHHPRAHTNPRAHKPSAPSGTHTGPSRVRSQTHTGAHGLRDTTQPRPTEHTATAAPAASRDARAGGVPVSTPHSRPLPGLLPRTLTGPVLGAWRPPGPSPSPPSAYSSPARRPGHSDTPPDSESPDTAQSGVSGGHTGRSRPSSTRRHARAHRHGSDGFSRPPASRSHTRSPGLTHTPPRVTPARTATQAPPTQCHTRSGRHTRTHPRTSAEAALCKRDRRTDWQTDKAPASQPGGGQALPPPPSPREAAALGVTRLKRASAWGRTTVPK